Below is a window of Moorella thermoacetica DNA.
GTGACAGCAGGCGAACCGCCGCCGCGCAGGATAAGGTCGCGGCCTGGGATCAGGTAAAGGGCGAAACATCCTCCTCGGCCGGGAAAGCCGTGGAAGCGCACCAGGCGACTTCGCTCCTCGCCGTCGCTGCCGCTAACGTGCAGGACGAGGCCGGCGCCGGGGCCGCCGGCAGAGGTTCCAGACAGCTGCTCCGGGGAAACTGGCCTGACCTGGCAAGCCGGATTGAGGCCGTACCCTGGATGGGAGCGGCCAGGAAGGCCGCCGTGATAAAAGGTAAAGGCCAGGTCCAGGGGGGCCTGCCGGCAGGAGTAAACACCCGGGAGACGGCGACGACCGGCCCGGGCACCCCGGGAACAACCCGACCGGCCGGGACCCCTGCGGAAGGGGCCTTAAAAACCGGCCTGCCTTTAGAGGGAGAAGGGCGACAAGCCAGCGCCGGGAAACCCGTTACCGATGCAAATAGTATGGAAATTGCTGACAGGTCGGCAGGGATGCCCTTTGTTCCCGATAACCGGCAGGCGCCGATGGCTTCCGGGGAAGGGAGACCCCCTGTCAGAGGGCCGGTTCCCGGTAACAGCTTGCTGGCCGGTGACTATAATCCTGCAAATACCGGGCCGAGTAACCGCGAGCCGGCCGGGGAGACCCTGACAAGCAGCGGTGGTAGTTCGCCGGTGGGGCCGGCCGCTTTTAACGCCGTCATGGGAGGAAACAGCCAGCAGGCGGGGAACCAGGTAGCCCAGATCAACAACCTGCCGGAGGTGTTTGCCACCATCCTCAGCACAGCCCGCCTGGCCGCCACCAACGGCAGGCAGGAACTGGAACTCCAGCTGCAACCGGAAAACCTGGGTAAATTGAAACTCCGGGCTTTACTGGACGGGGGGCGGTTGACCCTGCAACTGCTGGTAGAAAGCAGCGAAGCCGCCCGGGCCCTCCAGGCGGCGGTGCCGGAAATGCGCCAGGCCGCGGCCGTCCAGGGCCTGCGCCTGGACCAGGTCCAGGTGCAGGTGGGCGGCGATGGCCAGGGCGGCGGCCGCCACCAGGCAGACAGCCAGGGTGAATACCGCCAGGGTGC
It encodes the following:
- a CDS encoding flagellar hook-length control protein FliK — translated: MTVASISRSSDLELLTRTREHYPEPAVDFISFLAGLIQQPAHLDRPGVYNPSQGETGGQDGNARGGLQEPAVPEPAGIAGGPVRKAMGSPREADARPTGPGDGYQANAGAEGTAGSGSSGQVTGRDAPAAAAGKEAPAGGKGAPRSGFQAGDSRRTAAAQDKVAAWDQVKGETSSSAGKAVEAHQATSLLAVAAANVQDEAGAGAAGRGSRQLLRGNWPDLASRIEAVPWMGAARKAAVIKGKGQVQGGLPAGVNTRETATTGPGTPGTTRPAGTPAEGALKTGLPLEGEGRQASAGKPVTDANSMEIADRSAGMPFVPDNRQAPMASGEGRPPVRGPVPGNSLLAGDYNPANTGPSNREPAGETLTSSGGSSPVGPAAFNAVMGGNSQQAGNQVAQINNLPEVFATILSTARLAATNGRQELELQLQPENLGKLKLRALLDGGRLTLQLLVESSEAARALQAAVPEMRQAAAVQGLRLDQVQVQVGGDGQGGGRHQADSQGEYRQGAGWRRQSPGWPGSPDLEGTINRYRLDYLA